One stretch of Amycolatopsis tolypomycina DNA includes these proteins:
- a CDS encoding ABC transporter permease — protein sequence MTATAARPRSFDLARAADYAAPGALVVVWVAFFIATPHFLTLSNIGDLLVASSILAVLALGQQFAVVVAGIDLSVGANLPWAAALLGATATAGVPLGLAILIAIAGSVVVGLVNGFLVGYLKMTDFIVTLGSLSVVSGITLLLTEGNTVAVSSSFLQAIALDGIGPVRWFWLIALAAAVLVWFTLFRTRAGTHLLAVGGGSDAALGSGIPVRRVRLAAYAASGLLCGVAGVMLVARNGGADPSLQTNYLLSSIAAVVLGGSSLFGGKASVVGSVTGAVLLTSLVNGFTIIGISQYFQTIAVGAVVLLAALLARFRK from the coding sequence ATGACGGCGACGGCGGCCCGGCCGCGTTCGTTCGACCTCGCCCGCGCGGCCGACTACGCCGCACCCGGAGCGCTGGTCGTGGTGTGGGTCGCGTTCTTCATCGCGACCCCGCACTTCCTGACTCTCAGCAACATCGGCGACCTGCTGGTCGCCTCGTCCATCCTGGCCGTGCTGGCCCTGGGCCAGCAGTTCGCCGTCGTGGTGGCCGGGATCGACCTGTCGGTGGGCGCGAACCTGCCGTGGGCGGCCGCGCTGCTCGGCGCGACCGCGACCGCCGGTGTCCCGCTGGGCCTGGCGATCCTCATCGCGATCGCGGGCAGCGTCGTCGTCGGCCTCGTCAACGGGTTCCTCGTCGGCTACCTGAAGATGACCGACTTCATCGTCACACTCGGCTCGCTGAGCGTGGTCAGCGGCATCACCCTGCTGCTGACCGAGGGCAACACGGTCGCGGTGTCCTCGTCGTTCCTGCAGGCGATCGCGCTGGACGGGATCGGGCCGGTGCGCTGGTTCTGGCTGATCGCGCTGGCCGCCGCGGTGCTGGTGTGGTTCACGCTGTTCCGCACCCGCGCCGGCACGCACCTGCTCGCCGTCGGCGGCGGCTCCGACGCGGCGCTGGGCTCCGGCATCCCGGTGCGGCGGGTGCGCCTGGCCGCCTACGCGGCGTCCGGCCTGCTCTGCGGCGTGGCCGGGGTGATGCTGGTGGCCCGCAACGGCGGCGCGGACCCGTCGCTGCAGACCAACTACCTGCTCAGCTCGATCGCCGCGGTGGTGCTCGGCGGGTCGTCGCTGTTCGGCGGGAAGGCCTCGGTCGTCGGCTCGGTGACCGGCGCGGTGCTGCTGACCAGCCTGGTCAACGGCTTCACGATCATCGGCATCTCCCAGTACTTCCAGACGATCGCCGTCGGCGCGGTGGTGCTGCTCGCGGCCCTGCTCGCCCGGTTCCGGAAGTGA
- a CDS encoding ATP-binding cassette domain-containing protein, producing the protein MTETKYLIEARDLVKSFDAVRALDGLTAGFAEGEVTAIVGDNGAGKSTLVRCLTGVHPPTEGQLLFRGEPIRLASPQAARDLGIETVYQDLGLIDDLAVWQNLFLNRELLRPIPLLGVLDRPRMIRESRDILGGLDVNVPSVRTTVRRMSGGQRQSIAIARAVTWGKSMVIMDEPTAALGVRETAAVEKLILSLRDRGVTVLIISHDLEQVMRVADTVVVLRRGRAVARRPVADVTGDQLVGLITGTLSEAA; encoded by the coding sequence ATGACAGAGACGAAGTACCTGATCGAGGCCCGCGACCTGGTGAAGTCGTTCGACGCCGTGCGGGCGCTCGACGGGCTGACGGCGGGCTTCGCCGAGGGCGAGGTCACCGCGATCGTCGGCGACAACGGCGCCGGCAAGTCCACGCTCGTGCGCTGCCTCACCGGCGTGCACCCGCCCACCGAGGGGCAGCTGCTCTTCCGCGGCGAGCCGATCCGGCTCGCCTCGCCCCAGGCGGCGCGCGACCTCGGCATCGAGACGGTCTACCAGGACCTCGGCCTGATCGACGACCTCGCGGTGTGGCAGAACCTCTTCCTCAACCGCGAGCTGCTGCGGCCGATCCCGCTGCTGGGCGTGCTCGACCGGCCGCGGATGATCCGGGAAAGCCGGGACATCCTCGGCGGGCTCGACGTCAACGTGCCGTCGGTGCGCACGACGGTCCGGCGCATGTCCGGCGGGCAGCGGCAGAGCATCGCCATCGCCCGCGCGGTCACCTGGGGCAAGTCGATGGTGATCATGGACGAGCCGACGGCGGCGCTCGGCGTCCGCGAAACGGCGGCGGTGGAGAAGCTGATCCTGTCGCTGCGCGACCGCGGCGTCACCGTGCTCATCATCAGCCACGACCTCGAGCAGGTGATGCGGGTGGCCGACACCGTCGTGGTCCTGCGCCGCGGGCGGGCGGTCGCGCGCCGTCCGGTCGCCGACGTCACGGGCGACCAGCTGGTCGGCCTGATCACCGGAACCCTTTCGGAGGCCGCGTGA
- the rbsD gene encoding D-ribose pyranase, with protein sequence MKRTGLINGQLTRALAQLRHTDLFAVSDSGLPVPDGVEVIDLGVVYGTPDFFTVLRPLLAEVTVEAAWASEDVVAANPDVHRALGELVEPELLPHAEFKDRLGQCRFVVRTGDATPYANVLLRAGVAW encoded by the coding sequence GTGAAACGCACCGGCCTGATCAACGGGCAGCTCACCCGGGCGCTCGCGCAGCTGCGGCACACCGACCTGTTCGCCGTCAGCGACTCGGGCCTGCCGGTGCCCGACGGTGTCGAGGTGATCGACCTCGGCGTCGTCTACGGCACGCCGGACTTCTTCACGGTCCTGCGGCCGCTGCTGGCCGAGGTGACGGTCGAGGCGGCGTGGGCGTCGGAGGACGTCGTGGCTGCCAACCCGGACGTCCACCGGGCCCTCGGCGAACTCGTCGAGCCGGAGCTGCTGCCGCACGCGGAGTTCAAGGACCGGCTCGGGCAGTGCCGCTTCGTGGTCCGCACCGGGGACGCGACGCCGTACGCCAACGTCCTGCTGCGGGCGGGGGTGGCGTGGTGA
- a CDS encoding PfkB family carbohydrate kinase, which produces MTGAVVVVGAVNVDHVVVTGRLPRAGETVVGPAMVRHGGGKGANAAVAAARFGAPVRLIGAVGTDDVAAGALAELAEAGVDVAFVERLPEVPTGAAVIVVDAAGENQIAVGAGANAHVDPDRVRASLRAALPSCGCVLVSTEIPEAAVAAAVEEATAAGVCCVLNPAPVVPVVADLLRHGPILTPNGGEAAELAPDLATLAARSGAPVVVTLGGDGVRYALPGRPPVEVAPHRTTVVDTTGAGDTFNGVLAARLAAGDPLDRAVRTANVAAALSVTAPGARAGGPTPAEVAAALVPARR; this is translated from the coding sequence GTGACCGGAGCCGTCGTGGTGGTCGGCGCGGTGAACGTCGACCACGTCGTCGTCACCGGCCGGCTGCCGCGCGCCGGCGAGACGGTGGTCGGGCCCGCGATGGTGCGCCACGGCGGCGGGAAGGGGGCGAACGCCGCGGTCGCGGCCGCCCGCTTCGGCGCGCCCGTCCGGCTGATCGGCGCGGTCGGCACCGACGACGTCGCCGCGGGCGCGCTGGCCGAGCTCGCGGAAGCCGGGGTCGACGTCGCGTTCGTCGAACGGCTCCCCGAGGTGCCCACCGGGGCCGCGGTGATCGTCGTCGACGCCGCGGGCGAGAACCAGATCGCCGTCGGGGCCGGCGCGAACGCCCACGTCGACCCCGACCGGGTCCGGGCCTCGCTGCGGGCGGCTCTCCCGTCGTGCGGCTGCGTGCTCGTCAGCACCGAGATCCCGGAGGCGGCGGTCGCCGCGGCCGTCGAGGAGGCCACCGCGGCCGGGGTGTGCTGCGTGCTCAACCCCGCCCCGGTCGTCCCGGTCGTCGCGGACCTGCTGCGGCACGGCCCGATCCTCACCCCGAACGGGGGCGAGGCCGCCGAACTCGCCCCCGATCTCGCGACGCTCGCCGCGCGGTCCGGGGCACCGGTGGTGGTCACGCTCGGCGGCGACGGCGTCCGCTACGCGCTGCCGGGCCGACCGCCGGTCGAGGTCGCTCCACACCGGACGACGGTGGTCGACACGACCGGCGCCGGCGACACGTTCAACGGCGTGCTCGCCGCCCGCCTCGCGGCCGGCGACCCGCTGGACCGGGCGGTCCGGACGGCGAACGTCGCGGCCGCGCTGTCGGTGACGGCACCCGGCGCCCGCGCGGGCGGGCCGACTCCGGCCGAAGTGGCGGCGGCGCTCGTGCCCGCCCGGCGGTGA
- a CDS encoding ATP-binding protein — MGRPERPLDPTAGPVAAFAHELRVLRNRAGNAGYRELARTAHFAPSVLSTAASGRRLPTLAVTLAFVSACGGDRGAWEQRWWSVAQEARTKAVRPAQLPPGSRTFVGRAPELAAAAAAIEAGGPGRAPVLVTGPIGTGKAAFAVRLAEEVAAAFPDGQLCADLGGTGPGGRSTDDIVRGFLRALGVPASAVPDDPVHRIDLYRSLLAEHRLFVLLTGAGTEAQVRPLLGRTARSQVVVTSRARLPALEDAHRVELAAFPRADSVALLGRLAGTHRIHAEHSAADAIAALCGDLPLAVSVIGRRIAVRPEWTIAATAARLAGRERLLDSLGVGDVTVRDRFTAAYEGLSAAARAAVRQFGSDAATPAAVAAALGVATETAEELLESIVDAGLLRRADVAGRYPIPALVRAFAAER, encoded by the coding sequence ATGGGTCGCCCCGAACGCCCGCTGGATCCCACCGCCGGGCCGGTCGCCGCCTTCGCTCACGAGCTGCGGGTGCTGCGGAACCGGGCGGGCAACGCCGGCTACCGGGAACTCGCCAGGACAGCGCACTTCGCCCCGTCGGTGCTGTCCACCGCGGCCAGCGGGCGGCGGCTGCCGACCCTGGCCGTGACACTGGCGTTCGTGTCCGCGTGCGGTGGTGACCGCGGGGCGTGGGAACAGCGCTGGTGGAGCGTCGCCCAGGAGGCACGCACGAAAGCCGTGCGGCCGGCCCAGCTCCCGCCCGGCTCGAGAACCTTCGTCGGGCGTGCACCCGAACTCGCGGCCGCCGCCGCGGCGATCGAGGCGGGCGGGCCGGGGAGAGCGCCGGTCCTCGTCACCGGTCCGATCGGGACCGGCAAAGCCGCCTTCGCGGTGCGGCTGGCCGAAGAGGTCGCCGCGGCCTTCCCGGACGGGCAGCTCTGCGCCGACCTGGGCGGCACCGGGCCGGGTGGCCGGTCGACCGACGACATCGTGCGGGGCTTCCTGCGGGCGCTGGGCGTGCCGGCCTCCGCCGTGCCCGACGACCCGGTGCACCGGATCGACCTGTACCGGTCGCTGCTGGCCGAACACCGGCTGTTCGTGCTGCTGACCGGCGCCGGCACCGAGGCACAGGTGCGCCCGCTGCTCGGCCGGACGGCGCGCAGCCAGGTCGTGGTGACCAGCCGCGCGCGGCTGCCCGCCCTGGAGGACGCGCACCGGGTGGAGCTGGCCGCCTTCCCCCGCGCGGATTCGGTGGCGTTGCTCGGGCGGCTCGCCGGCACGCACCGGATCCACGCCGAGCACTCGGCCGCGGACGCGATCGCCGCGCTGTGCGGGGATCTCCCGCTGGCCGTCAGCGTCATCGGGCGCCGGATCGCGGTCCGGCCGGAATGGACGATCGCCGCCACCGCCGCCCGGCTCGCCGGCCGCGAACGGCTGCTGGACAGCCTCGGCGTCGGGGACGTCACCGTCCGCGACCGGTTCACCGCGGCGTACGAGGGGCTTTCCGCCGCGGCGCGGGCGGCCGTCCGCCAGTTCGGCTCGGACGCCGCGACTCCGGCCGCCGTCGCCGCGGCGCTGGGCGTGGCCACCGAGACCGCCGAAGAGCTCCTTGAGTCCATTGTGGACGCCGGGTTGCTCCGGCGCGCCGACGTCGCCGGCCGCTACCCGATCCCCGCGCTGGTCAGGGCCTTCGCCGCGGAGCGGTGA
- a CDS encoding MFS transporter, whose product MTGSTRTGVFAVLRATPAPVRYLLAGMLVNQLGAFVQTFLVLYLTFRGSSPGFAGVCLAAYSVGAIFGAMLGGELTHRFGGRTTIVAVMTCAAPLVASIPLVRGVPAALLAVVALSGLAIQAYRPAAAVLLAESMPEEHKVMGFSMMRIALNIGAAVAPLLAALLILVNWDLLFWLDGATAALWALLAFTLLPRQSGAGHRTEPDGGPAKTASARAVYGTMLRDTRFLCYLVAGVFGMMVYAGSVAVLPLNIVSAGYPVGLYSTVLVISSVVLITCELKITTYIVRIPKYVAGLAGNLVSALGFTLYGLLAQHPFFVLAGALFAVSGLMIHGPSTAAHPATFPVRVRSRYIATKETLSGLAATIGPVLGLFVFTRAGGPVFWGCCALLSVAAGSMHIYGLRTPPVPAPVPEPEAVGERS is encoded by the coding sequence GTGACCGGCAGTACGCGGACCGGCGTCTTCGCCGTGCTGCGGGCGACCCCCGCCCCGGTCAGATACCTGCTGGCCGGCATGCTGGTCAACCAGCTGGGCGCGTTCGTCCAGACGTTCCTGGTGCTGTACCTGACGTTCCGGGGCAGCTCGCCCGGCTTCGCCGGGGTCTGCCTCGCCGCCTACAGCGTGGGCGCGATCTTCGGCGCCATGCTGGGCGGCGAGCTGACCCACCGGTTCGGCGGCCGGACGACGATCGTCGCGGTGATGACGTGCGCGGCCCCGCTCGTCGCGTCGATCCCGCTGGTCCGGGGCGTGCCCGCGGCGCTGCTCGCGGTGGTCGCGCTGTCCGGCCTGGCCATCCAGGCGTACCGGCCGGCGGCCGCGGTGCTGCTGGCCGAGTCCATGCCGGAAGAGCACAAGGTCATGGGCTTCTCGATGATGCGCATCGCGCTGAACATCGGCGCCGCCGTGGCCCCGCTGCTGGCCGCCCTGCTCATCCTGGTGAACTGGGACCTGCTGTTCTGGCTGGACGGCGCGACCGCGGCGCTGTGGGCGCTGCTGGCGTTCACCCTGCTCCCACGGCAGTCCGGCGCCGGCCACCGGACCGAGCCCGACGGCGGCCCGGCGAAGACCGCGAGCGCCCGGGCGGTCTACGGGACGATGCTCCGCGACACCCGCTTCCTCTGCTACCTGGTCGCCGGCGTGTTCGGCATGATGGTCTACGCCGGATCGGTCGCGGTGCTGCCGCTGAACATCGTCTCCGCCGGCTACCCGGTCGGGCTGTACAGCACGGTGCTGGTGATCTCCTCGGTCGTGCTGATCACCTGCGAACTGAAGATCACCACCTACATCGTCCGCATCCCGAAGTACGTCGCCGGGTTGGCAGGCAACCTCGTCAGCGCGCTCGGGTTCACCCTCTACGGCCTGCTCGCGCAGCACCCGTTCTTCGTGCTCGCCGGGGCGCTCTTCGCGGTGTCCGGGCTGATGATCCACGGGCCGAGCACGGCCGCGCACCCGGCCACCTTCCCGGTGCGGGTGCGCAGCCGCTACATCGCGACGAAGGAAACGCTGTCCGGCCTGGCCGCGACGATCGGCCCGGTGCTGGGGCTGTTCGTCTTCACCCGAGCGGGCGGCCCGGTGTTCTGGGGCTGCTGCGCGCTGCTGTCGGTCGCGGCCGGCTCGATGCACATCTACGGGCTCCGGACGCCGCCGGTGCCGGCCCCCGTCCCCGAACCGGAAGCCGTGGGAGAGCGATCATGA
- a CDS encoding ATP-grasp domain-containing protein, whose amino-acid sequence MTEPEGVLLVIGSGLRTYREYLVESIHRCARRAGLGLVLLNNLKPTWQRGYFDEIVHVDVFDAGEMLAAAREVAARHRVVGLMCWDEPVVLAAGELAAELGVPGLSVPGVRGCRDKNRTRTVLTAEGLLQPGYALTTGLDEARAAAARIGYPVVLKPRAMGASIGVVFAGDESELDAAFAVAMGAATVDQSRYGGAAIVEGFVRGPEISIDAAVHKGEYLPMFVARKHTGDPPYFEEVGHVVDAGDPLLHDPQLLDVLARAHRALGVEDGITHTEVRLTDRGPLIIEVNGRLGGDLIPFLGKTATGIDPGEVLFAVATGHRPAITPTRHAVAGIRFGYPDHDCLVHEITVPDNAPGLVLAAPMIDRGTTLRLPPGGYLARHSFVVCAADDPVTCGRRLDAAAASVRVDADPVDPPEPGTAFEMPAGLLDVDEHEGVSA is encoded by the coding sequence ATGACCGAACCCGAGGGCGTGCTGCTGGTCATCGGCAGCGGGCTGCGGACCTACCGCGAGTACCTGGTCGAGTCGATCCACCGGTGCGCCCGCCGGGCCGGGCTCGGCCTGGTGCTGCTGAACAACCTCAAGCCCACCTGGCAGCGCGGCTACTTCGACGAGATCGTCCACGTCGACGTGTTCGACGCCGGCGAAATGCTCGCCGCCGCCCGCGAGGTCGCCGCCCGCCACCGGGTCGTCGGCCTGATGTGCTGGGACGAACCCGTCGTCCTCGCCGCGGGCGAGCTCGCCGCCGAACTGGGCGTGCCCGGCCTGAGCGTGCCCGGGGTCCGCGGCTGCCGGGACAAGAACCGCACCCGGACCGTGCTGACCGCCGAAGGCCTGCTGCAGCCGGGGTACGCCCTCACCACCGGCCTCGACGAGGCCCGCGCGGCGGCCGCCCGGATCGGCTACCCGGTCGTGCTCAAGCCGCGGGCCATGGGCGCGAGCATCGGCGTGGTGTTCGCCGGCGACGAGTCCGAGCTGGACGCCGCCTTCGCCGTCGCGATGGGCGCGGCCACGGTCGACCAGAGCCGCTACGGCGGCGCCGCGATCGTCGAGGGCTTCGTCCGCGGGCCGGAGATCAGCATCGACGCCGCCGTGCACAAAGGTGAGTACCTGCCGATGTTCGTCGCCCGCAAGCACACCGGCGACCCGCCGTACTTCGAAGAGGTCGGCCACGTCGTCGACGCCGGCGACCCGCTGCTGCACGACCCGCAGCTGCTCGACGTCCTGGCCCGCGCGCACCGCGCGCTCGGCGTCGAAGACGGCATCACCCACACCGAGGTCCGGCTGACCGACCGCGGCCCGCTGATCATCGAGGTCAACGGACGGCTCGGCGGCGACCTGATCCCGTTCCTCGGCAAGACGGCCACCGGCATCGACCCCGGCGAGGTCCTGTTCGCCGTCGCCACCGGCCACCGGCCGGCCATCACCCCGACCCGGCACGCGGTCGCCGGCATCCGGTTCGGCTACCCGGACCACGACTGCCTGGTCCACGAGATCACCGTCCCGGACAACGCACCCGGTCTGGTCCTCGCGGCACCGATGATCGACCGGGGGACCACCCTGCGCCTGCCACCCGGCGGCTACCTGGCCCGGCACTCGTTCGTGGTGTGCGCGGCCGACGACCCCGTCACCTGCGGCCGGCGACTGGACGCCGCCGCCGCCTCGGTGCGGGTCGACGCCGATCCGGTCGACCCACCAGAACCCGGTACCGCCTTCGAAATGCCCGCCGGGCTGCTCGACGTCGACGAACACGAGGGAGTTTCCGCATGA
- a CDS encoding acyl-CoA dehydrogenase family protein, giving the protein MTMTEPARTDVPLTGAQILENAKALAPVLRERAAEIEANRSLPDDVVQLLRDAGVFRIGFSREWGGPEMTSMEQTEVIEALSYGDASVGWCAKLGSDIGLHANFLDQDEARRMFTSIDMHSAGVLPVTGHAERVPGGYRLTGRWGFGSGSTHADWVASGAMVFENGEPYASPDGSNPHESRLFMVPQEDIRSLDNWYTLGLCGSGSSDYTITDVFVPENHTLTFDNPKVPNGPLVQPDVIQRSMCGAPLGVARAALDYVRDLTIERVDMLKGSPWRMSGLAWKDNEHIQITLAECEADYSTTRAGVYRALERQWEVTADGIGTLDDLTPDERVAPALTGWQAFQMAKRVVLRLCDLLGTAAIRSGDPMNRWLRDAVTMAMHPTARDRVTQTVGAHLVGAKPSMRFMLGIVDKPKTETDA; this is encoded by the coding sequence ATGACCATGACCGAGCCCGCCCGCACCGATGTGCCGCTGACCGGCGCGCAGATCCTCGAGAACGCGAAGGCGCTCGCGCCGGTCCTGCGCGAACGCGCCGCGGAGATCGAGGCGAACCGGAGCCTGCCCGACGACGTGGTGCAGCTGCTGCGCGACGCCGGCGTCTTCCGCATCGGGTTCAGCCGGGAATGGGGCGGCCCCGAGATGACGTCGATGGAGCAGACCGAGGTGATCGAAGCGCTGTCCTACGGCGACGCGTCCGTGGGCTGGTGCGCCAAGCTCGGCTCCGACATCGGCCTGCACGCGAACTTCCTCGACCAGGACGAAGCCCGCCGGATGTTCACCAGCATCGACATGCACTCGGCCGGGGTGCTCCCGGTGACCGGGCACGCCGAGCGGGTGCCCGGCGGCTACCGGCTCACCGGCCGGTGGGGGTTCGGCAGCGGCTCGACCCACGCCGACTGGGTGGCCTCCGGCGCGATGGTGTTCGAGAACGGCGAACCCTACGCCAGCCCCGACGGCAGCAACCCGCACGAGTCGCGGCTGTTCATGGTGCCGCAGGAGGACATCCGCTCGCTCGACAACTGGTACACCCTCGGCCTGTGCGGCTCCGGCAGCAGCGACTACACGATCACCGACGTGTTCGTGCCGGAGAACCACACCCTGACGTTCGACAACCCGAAGGTCCCGAACGGGCCGCTCGTGCAGCCGGACGTGATCCAGCGCAGCATGTGCGGCGCCCCGCTCGGCGTCGCGCGGGCCGCCCTGGACTACGTCCGCGACCTCACCATCGAGCGCGTCGACATGCTCAAGGGCTCGCCGTGGCGGATGAGCGGCCTCGCCTGGAAGGACAACGAGCACATCCAGATCACCCTGGCCGAGTGCGAAGCCGACTACAGCACGACCCGGGCCGGGGTGTACCGGGCGCTGGAGCGGCAGTGGGAGGTCACCGCCGACGGCATCGGCACGCTCGACGACCTCACCCCCGACGAGCGGGTCGCGCCGGCCTTGACCGGCTGGCAGGCGTTCCAGATGGCCAAGCGCGTCGTGCTGCGGCTGTGCGACCTGCTCGGCACGGCGGCGATCCGGTCCGGCGACCCGATGAACCGGTGGCTGCGGGACGCGGTGACCATGGCCATGCACCCGACCGCGCGCGACCGCGTCACCCAGACCGTGGGGGCGCACCTGGTCGGCGCGAAGCCGTCGATGCGGTTCATGCTCGGCATCGTCGACAAGCCCAAGACCGAGACCGATGCCTGA
- a CDS encoding ATP-grasp domain-containing protein — protein sequence MPERPVLVVGFVTPVLLALTGVEPDGSVVLVEEPDVVRKRDLRAKLAGSALVRELVEWEHTRPGAADEFHAAHPDLDPVAVIPLIEYATPFAARLAERYGVPGAGLGAALVLRDKAVLRRVSAAAGLANPESVTVTSPADVRAFQRAHPGPVVLKPANRQAAVGTQIVHDPADVEQAWANCLEQDEGIFVPDRPMELRMLAERYVPGAEYSVEMLVRGGEQLFANVTGKQLYPGPRPVELAHIVPADIPDELTSTLAGVTRRLLAAVGFADGIVHCEWIVGDDGVPYLVECAGRIAGDGIMEIIDHAYPVKLLRAYFAVMRGETPPPLPTRATGGAAVRFVPMEPGVIGAVAGLEEARRVAGVFLVDLQVGPGHRFAGLRSSWDRAGLVMAEADSPAEALQRAEKAAGLVRIETRPE from the coding sequence ATGCCTGAGCGGCCCGTCCTGGTCGTCGGGTTCGTGACGCCGGTGCTGCTGGCCCTCACCGGCGTCGAGCCCGACGGCTCGGTCGTCCTCGTCGAAGAGCCGGACGTGGTCCGCAAGCGCGACCTGCGCGCGAAGCTGGCCGGGTCCGCGCTGGTCCGCGAGCTCGTCGAGTGGGAGCACACCCGGCCCGGCGCGGCCGACGAGTTCCACGCCGCCCACCCGGACCTGGACCCGGTCGCGGTCATCCCGCTGATCGAGTACGCAACCCCGTTCGCCGCCCGGCTCGCCGAACGCTACGGCGTGCCGGGCGCGGGCCTCGGTGCCGCGCTGGTCCTGCGGGACAAGGCCGTGCTGCGCCGGGTCAGCGCGGCCGCCGGCCTGGCCAACCCGGAGAGCGTCACCGTGACGAGCCCGGCGGACGTGCGGGCGTTCCAGCGCGCGCACCCGGGCCCGGTGGTGCTCAAGCCGGCGAACCGGCAGGCCGCGGTGGGCACCCAGATCGTGCACGACCCCGCCGACGTCGAGCAGGCGTGGGCGAACTGCCTGGAGCAGGACGAGGGCATCTTCGTCCCGGACCGGCCGATGGAGCTGCGGATGCTGGCCGAGCGGTACGTGCCCGGCGCCGAATACAGCGTCGAGATGCTCGTGCGCGGCGGGGAGCAGCTGTTCGCCAACGTCACCGGCAAGCAGCTCTACCCGGGCCCGCGGCCGGTCGAGCTGGCCCACATCGTGCCCGCCGACATCCCGGACGAGCTCACGTCGACGCTGGCGGGCGTGACCCGCCGGCTCCTCGCGGCGGTCGGGTTCGCCGACGGGATCGTGCACTGCGAGTGGATCGTCGGCGACGACGGCGTCCCGTACCTCGTGGAGTGCGCGGGCCGGATCGCCGGGGACGGCATCATGGAGATCATCGACCACGCCTACCCGGTCAAGCTGCTGCGGGCGTACTTCGCCGTGATGCGCGGCGAAACCCCGCCGCCGCTGCCCACCCGGGCGACCGGTGGCGCGGCGGTGCGGTTCGTCCCCATGGAGCCCGGCGTGATCGGCGCCGTGGCAGGCCTCGAGGAGGCCCGCCGGGTGGCGGGCGTGTTCCTGGTCGACCTCCAGGTCGGCCCGGGGCACCGGTTCGCCGGCCTGCGCAGCTCGTGGGACCGCGCGGGCCTGGTGATGGCCGAGGCGGACAGCCCGGCCGAGGCGCTGCAGCGCGCCGAGAAGGCCGCGGGCCTGGTGCGGATCGAGACGCGCCCGGAGTAG
- a CDS encoding FAD-dependent oxidoreductase, with translation MEFTIVGAGMAGAFLALSLGRQGHVVTVYDRRPDPRGTSVAVTSMNLGLSRRGLAALDRLGLADEVRRLVVPMRGRLLHNTDASLRFSSYGDGGILAIQRRDLSALLVDAALREPGVRFVFDTRCTGVDRELPSATFEAPDGQTFKVRPDVVVGADGAFSAVRRFMHHELRAEFSQSYLEWGWRELHIPAAADGTHRMADDVFHLWPRGDTMMFAHPNRDGSFTCSCVLPFHGPTGFDALRTTADVETLFRREFPDVLALVPGLAEEFLNRPTFNLVTVSTAPWTHEGKVALIGDACHAVYPFLAQGMNSAFEDALELTDSLARHPADPAAALGRYYARRKPNTDALAAMSHRNFAELRDTVRSPGVRLERACDTVLEKLLRHRWMPLHAMVTNTTIPYLQAQHRASRQHRILQTLGVAALSAAAVGVGRRLRR, from the coding sequence GTGGAGTTCACGATCGTGGGGGCCGGCATGGCCGGCGCGTTCCTCGCGCTCTCGCTCGGCCGGCAGGGACACGTCGTGACCGTGTACGACCGCCGGCCGGACCCGCGCGGGACGTCCGTCGCGGTGACGTCCATGAACCTCGGCCTGTCCCGGCGCGGCCTGGCGGCGCTGGACCGCCTCGGGCTGGCGGACGAGGTGCGGCGGCTCGTCGTGCCGATGCGCGGGCGGCTGCTGCACAACACCGACGCGAGCCTGCGCTTCTCGTCCTACGGCGACGGTGGCATCCTCGCCATCCAGCGCCGGGACCTCAGCGCGCTGCTGGTCGACGCGGCCCTGCGGGAACCCGGCGTGCGGTTCGTGTTCGACACGCGGTGCACCGGTGTGGACCGGGAACTGCCGTCGGCGACCTTCGAGGCCCCGGACGGGCAGACGTTCAAAGTGCGGCCGGACGTCGTGGTGGGTGCGGACGGCGCGTTCTCCGCCGTGCGCCGGTTCATGCACCACGAGCTGCGCGCGGAGTTCTCGCAGAGCTACCTCGAGTGGGGCTGGCGCGAGCTGCACATCCCGGCCGCCGCCGACGGCACCCACCGGATGGCCGACGACGTCTTCCACCTGTGGCCGCGCGGCGACACGATGATGTTCGCCCACCCCAACCGCGACGGGTCCTTCACCTGTTCGTGCGTCCTGCCGTTCCACGGCCCGACCGGCTTCGACGCGCTGCGCACCACCGCGGACGTGGAGACGTTGTTCCGCCGCGAATTCCCCGACGTCCTGGCGCTGGTCCCCGGCCTCGCCGAGGAGTTCCTGAACCGGCCCACGTTCAACCTCGTCACGGTCAGCACCGCGCCGTGGACCCACGAGGGCAAGGTGGCGCTGATCGGCGACGCCTGCCACGCCGTCTACCCGTTCCTGGCCCAGGGCATGAACTCGGCCTTCGAGGACGCGCTCGAGCTGACCGACAGCCTCGCCCGTCACCCCGCCGACCCGGCGGCGGCGCTGGGCCGGTACTACGCCCGCCGCAAGCCGAACACCGACGCCCTCGCCGCCATGTCCCACCGCAACTTCGCCGAGCTGCGCGACACCGTGCGGTCCCCCGGCGTCCGCCTGGAACGGGCGTGCGACACGGTTCTGGAGAAGCTGCTGCGCCACCGCTGGATGCCGCTGCACGCGATGGTCACCAACACGACCATCCCGTACCTGCAGGCCCAGCACCGGGCGAGCCGGCAGCACCGCATCCTGCAGACGCTCGGCGTGGCCGCCCTCTCGGCCGCCGCCGTCGGGGTGGGCCGCCGGCTCCGCCGCTGA